The Vitis riparia cultivar Riparia Gloire de Montpellier isolate 1030 chromosome 3, EGFV_Vit.rip_1.0, whole genome shotgun sequence genome includes a region encoding these proteins:
- the LOC117911900 gene encoding L-type lectin-domain containing receptor kinase IX.1-like encodes MDTCNTGITHMESHKLLSSHLFMISIFFFLIFPSATSLSFNFTTFDRRNDNISIEGDAGDLTEGCITLTKDSYGSAPTKSRGRALYSERLYLWDPTSRNLTDFTTNFSFVIDSRNSSSYGDGLAFFLNGTELHNDTWGGSLGLANENNETKLAPVKFIAVEFDTYRNPTTRADPAGDHVGIDINSMISVKTVKWSSNITGGKKNHVSISYTSSSHNLSVVLITEVTNSTNTTQSLSYKVDLREYLPENVSIGFSAATGDLFQMNKICSWKFSSTLEFPSSVEPGEGKKTGLMVGLSVGAFVVVAGLGLVWYYMWKKRNTGGDQEDGADSDLAMDEDFEKGTGPRKFSFYELALATSNFAEEQKLGEGGFGGVYRGFLRELNSYVAVKRVSRNSQQGMKEYASEVKIFCRLRHRNLVQLMGWCHKKEELLLVYELLPNGSLSTCLFEEKTLLTWSMRYRIALGLASSLLYLHEEWEQCVVHRDIKSSNVMLDSDFNAKLGDFGLARLVDHGKGSQTTVLSGTMGYMAPECFVTGKASKESDVYSFGIVALEICCGRRAVEAKDEENQIRLVEWVWDLYGVGKLLEAADPRLSADYDEQQMERLMIVGLWCAHPDCNARPSMRQAISVLNSEALLPLLPIKMPVPMYYAPPALQTSYSTSVSERNHTQSSNSSNGTTDSSKFSESSPILSQSASVLHTR; translated from the coding sequence ATGGATACCTGCAACACTGGGATTACCCATATGGAATCTCACAAACTTCTCTCCTCTCATCTGTTCATGAtttccatcttcttcttcctaatATTCCCTTCTGCGACTTCATTGTCCTTCAACTTCACCACCTTTGATCGAAGAAACGATAACATTTCAATTGAAGGAGACGCTGGAGATTTAACGGAAGGATGCATCACATTGACCAAAGACTCGTATGGCAGCGCCCCGACTAAGAGCAGGGGTCGAGCCTTGTATAGCGAGCGGTTGTATCTCTGGGATCCGACCTCCAGAAATCTAACTGATTTCACTACCAATTTCTCCTTTGTCATCGATTCACGAAACAGCAGTTCTTATGGCGATGGGCTTGCGTTCTTCCTTAATGGTACCGAATTGCATAATGATACGTGGGGAGGAAGCCTTGGTCTCGCCAACGAAAACAACGAGACAAAATTAGCTCCAGTTAAATTTATTGCAGTGGAGTTTGATACATATAGAAACCCAACAACAAGAGCAGATCCGGCAGGTGATCATGTTGGTATTGATATTAACTCCATGATATCTGTCAAAACTGTGAAATGGTCCAGCAACATCACGGGAGGAAAGAAAAATCATGTTTCCATCAGTTATACTTCTAGTTCACATAATCTCAGTGTTGTCCTAATTACTGAGGTTACGAACAGTACCAATACTACGCAGAGCCTCTCTTACAAAGTTGATCTGAGGGAATACTTGCCGGAAAACGTTAGTATTGGCTTCTCAGCCGCAACAGGGGATTTATTCCAGATGAACAAAATTTGTTCATGGAAATTTAGTTCAACTTTGGAATTTCCCAGTTCTGTAGAACCAGGAGAGGGAAAGAAGACCGGACTTATGGTGGGATTGAGTGTTGGTGCATTTGTTGTGGTGGCTGGGTTGGGATTGGTTTGGTATTACATGTGGAAGAAGAGGAATACTGGGGGAGATCAAGAAGACGGTGCTGACTCTGACCTAGCCATGGATGAAGATTTTGAGAAGGGTACTGGACCGAGGAAGTTTTCGTTTTATGAATTGGCTCTTGCGACAAGTAACTTTGCAGAGGAGCAGAAGCTTGGAGAGGGAGGGTTTGGTGGGGTCTACAGAGGTTTCCTGAGGGAACTGAACTCTTATGTTGCAGTTAAGAGAGTATCAAGGAACTCCCAGCAGGGGATGAAGGAGTATGCATCTGAAGTGAAGATCTTCTGTCGATTGAGGCACCGGAACTTGGTCCAGCTCATGGGCTGGTGCCATAAGAAAGAAGAGCTCCTATTGGTTTACGAGTTGTTGCCAAATGGAAGCTTGAGCACCTgtctttttgaagaaaaaacctTGTTAACATGGTCTATGAGGTATAGAATTGCTCTAGGCTTGGCCTCTTCACTTCTGTACCTACATGAAGAATGGGAGCAGTGTGTGGTACATAGGGATATCAAGTCCAGTAATGTGATGTTGGACTCAGATTTTAATGCTAAGCTTGGAGATTTTGGGCTAGCCAGGCTTGTTGATCATGGTAAAGGGTCACAAACTACTGTTTTATCAGGGACCATGGGCTACATGGCTCCTGAATGTTTCGTGACAGGCAAGGCTAGTAAGGAATCTGACGTCTACAGTTTTGGAATTGTTGCATTGGAAATTTGCTGCGGAAGAAGAGCCGTGGAAGCAAAGGACGAAGAAAATCAGATCAGATTGGTGGAGTGGGTTTGGGACCTCTATGGCGTAGGAAAACTTCTTGAAGCTGCTGATCCAAGACTGTCGGCAGATTATGATGAGCAACAAATGGAACGATTGATGATTGTTGGTCTTTGGTGTGCTCACCCGGATTGCAATGCTCGTCCTTCAATGAGGCAAGCAATTAGTGTCCTTAATTCTGAAGCTTTATTGCCTCTTCTTCCTATAAAAATGCCCGTGCCCATGTATTATGCTCCTCCAGCGCTGCAAACATCCTATAGCACTAGCGTTTCTGAGAGAAACCACACCCAGTCTTCCAACTCCTCTAATGGCACCACGGACTCATCAAAGTTCTCGGAATCTTCTCCAATCTTGTCTCAATCCGCATCCGTATTGCACACACGCTAA
- the LOC117910932 gene encoding L-type lectin-domain containing receptor kinase IX.1-like: MAACNAGIAQLHSYTLPFLHIFMISFFSSLMIPSGNSLSFNLGNFDPNDHEIVFEGHASYSADKVIQLTSNQEDKKMNDSWGRATYCKPFQLWDKASGRMADFTTNFSFEIDSQRNFSYGDGLAFFLAPNSTRLPSDVTGGSLGLVSRNQTLNSTANHFFAVEFDTFPNAWDPKHDHVVDLSDYLPEFVSIGFSSATGDFSEINIIHSWNFSSALQITDSAEENEEKKTGLVVGLSKKVSEKGEDNLDFDLSMDDDLEKGTGPRKFMYHELVLATNNFAEGEKVGEGGFGGVYKGFSRNLSSYIAVKRVSKGSDQGIKEYESEVKIISRLRHWNLLQLLGWCHKKRELLLVYEFMPNGSLASCLFQGKILLTWAMRYKIATGLASALLYLHEEWEQCVVHRDVKSSNVMLDAEFNAKLGDFGLARLVDHGKGSKTTVLAGTVGYMAPEYILTGKASKELDVYSFGVVALEICSGRRCVEPNAQEDQIRLVEWVWDLYGVGKLPEAADPRLAADFDEEQMARLMVVGLWCAHPDCSLRPSIRQAINVLNSEASLPALPSKMPVPMYYAPPENNSAISSLQTSYTATTSERSQS; this comes from the exons ATGGCTGCCTGCAACGCTGGTATTGCCCAACTCCATTCCTATACACTTCCTTTCCTCCATATCTTTATGATCTCCTTTTTCTCGTCTCTAATGATCCCTTCTGGGAATTCATTATCCTTCAATTTGGGCAATTTTGATCCGAATGATCATGAAATTGTTTTTGAGGGGCATGCTTCTTATTCTGCTGATAAAGTCATCCAACTCACCAGCAACCAGGAGGACAAAAAGATGAATGATAGTTGGGGTCGAGCTACATACTGTAAGCCGTTTCAACTCTGGGATAAGGCCTCCGGAAGAATGGCTGATTTCACTACCAATTTCTCCTTCGAAATTGATTCTCAAAGAAACTTTTCTTATGGTGATGGACTCGCATTCTTTCTTGCTCCAAACAGTACCCGACTGCCTTCAGATGTGACAGGAGGCAGCCTGGGTCTTGTGTCTAGGAACCAGACGCTGAACTCAACAGCCAATCACTTTTTTGCAGTGGAGTTTGATACTTTTCCAAATGCTTGGGATCCAAAACATGATCATGTTG TTGATCTGAGCGATTACTTGCCTGAATTCGTTAGTATTGGCTTCTCAAGTGCAACAGGAGATTTTTCCGAGATAAACATCATTCACTCATGGAATTTCAGTTCAGCTTTACAAATCACTGATAGTGCAGAGGAAAACGAAGAAAAGAAGACAGGACTAGTGGTGGGATTGAGT AAAAAGGTAAGCGAGAAAGGAGAAGATAATCTTGATTTTGACCTGTCCATGGATGACGACCTTGAAAAGGGTACTGGGCCTCGGAAGTTTATGTACCATGAGTTGGTTCTTGCCACAAATAACTTTGCAGAGGGAGAGAAGGTTGGAGAGGGAGGGTTTGGTGGGGTCTATAAAGGTTTCTCGAGGAATCTAAGCTCCTACATTGCCGTTAAAAGGGTATCAAAAGGGTCCGACCAAGGGATAAAGGAGTATGAATCTGAAGTAAAGATCATCAGTAGGTTGAGACATTGGAATCTTCTGCAGCTGTTGGGCTGGTGCCATAAGAAAAGAGAGCTTCTATTGGTTTACGAGTTCATGCCTAATGGTAGTTTGGCTTCTTGTTTGTTTCAAGGCAAAATCTTGTTGACATGGGCAATGAGATACAAAATTGCTACTGGATTGGCCTCGGCGTTGCTCTACCTGCACGAAGAATGGGAACAATGTGTTGTGCATAGAGATGTAAAATCCAGTAATGTTATGCTGGATGCGGAATTCAATGCGAAGCTTGGTGATTTCGGGCTAGCCAGGCTTGTTGATCATGGGAAAGGGTCAAAAACCACAGTTTTGGCAGGGACAGTGGGGTATATGGCTCCTGAATATATCTTGACGGGCAAGGCTAGCAAGGAATTGGATGTCTACAGTTTCGGAGTTGTTGCTTTGGAAATTTGCAGTGGAAGAAGATGTGTAGAACCAAATGCCCAAGAAGATCAGATCAGATTGGTGGAGTGGGTTTGGGACCTTTATGGAGTAGGAAAGCTTCCTGAAGCCGCTGACCCAAGACTAGCTGCAGATTTTGATGAGGAACAAATGGCACGCCTGATGGTTGTTGGGCTTTGGTGTGCTCACCCAGACTGCAGTCTTCGTCCCTCAATAAGGCAAGCAATTAATGTCCTTAATTCTGAAGCCTCATTGCCTGCTCTCCCCTCAAAGATGCCTGTGCCAATGTATTATGCTCCTCCAGAAAATAATTCTGCCATTTCATCACTTCAAACATCCTATACTGCTACCACTTCTGAGAGAAGCCAATCCTAG